The nucleotide window CGGGGCCGCCAACATCCTGGTCGACCGTCCGATGAGGCGGGACGATGCCCGCTCCGCATCCGCCCATGCGGACGGCGGGGACGCGCAGGACGAGAACGCCCGCACCACGGAGAAGCGCAGCGTAACGCACCCTCCGCGACGCATCCTCGGGTTGATCGTCGCGCTGGCTGTCGTAGCTGGAGGCGCCTATCTCGCCTACCGCGCCATTTGGTCGGAGCAGGGTGGGGAGCAGCAGCAATCGCGGCCGCCGGTCACGGTGGCCGCAGCCAGGGCCGAGAGCGAGACTTGGCGGACACGGCTCACCTCCGTCGGGTCCCTACAGGCCGTAAACGGCGTCGACGTCACGACGGAGGTCGCCGGCATCGTCAGCGAGATCAGCTTCGAGTCGGGCCAGAGCGTGAGCCGCGGCGACCTCCTCGCGCAGCTGATCGCCGAGACCGATCGGGCACAACTCGCCAGCCTGCAGGCGCAGCTTCAGCAGGCGCGCTCCGATCTCGCCCGCAACCGTCGGCTCGTCGGCCGCGGTGCCATCGCCCGAAGAGAAGTGGAGCAGGCGGAGACCAGCGTCGAGAGCCTGCGCGCGCAGACACGCGAGCGGCAGGAGGCCATCGGGAAGAAGCGGATCGAGGCGCCCTTCGACGGCGAACTCGGGATACGGCGCGTGAATCTCGGACAGTATCTGTCGCCGGGCCAGGCCGTCGTCACGCTACAGTCGATCGCCCCCATCCACGTGAACTTCACGCTGCCGGAGCAGCACTACGGCCGGACCGATGCCGGCATACCCCTCGAAATACGCGTGGACGCCTACCCCGACCGGGTATTCGAAGGACGGATCAACGCGACCAGCCCGGACGTCGATGCCGAGACCCGGAACTTCTCGATCCAGGGAATTCTGCCGAACCGTGATCGCCTGCTGCGGCCCGGCATGTTCGCCGAGATCGCGATCGTGCTGCCCGACCGACGCGAGGTGGTCACCCTCCCCGCAACCGCGATCAGCTACAATCCCTACGGCGACGCCGTCTATATGATCGCCGAGGCGTCCGCCGAGACCGCCTCGTCCTCTTCGGGTCCACAGGGGCAAGCGGGGAGCGACGGCGATGGCGGCGTTTTGACGTGGCTTTCCGACCTCTTCGGCGGAGACGACGACGTCTCCGCGCCGGCGGAGGAGGACGCGACACACCAGGCTCGGAACGGGCCGCCGAGGATCGCCAAGCGTGTCTTCGTCGAACTGGGCGAGCGCCGGGACACCAAGGTCGCCGTCGCCAACGGCGTCGAGGTGGGCGATCTGGTCGTCACCGCGGGCCAGCTGAAACTGGACGATGGCGCGCCGATCGTCGTCTCCGATGACGATGTGCTCGAAATGGCCCCGGCCAAACCGGCCGGTCCCTGACGCATGGGCGCCTTCACCGATCTCTTCGTCAGACGGCCCGTACTCGCGACGGTCGTCAGTCTCGTCATCCTGATGCTCGGCCTGCGCTCGATCCAGTCCCTGGAGATCCGCCAGTATCCTCAGACGAGCTCGACGATCATCACGATCGCGACACCCTATCCCGGGGCGGATTCCGAGCTCGTTCGCGGCTTCATCACGATGCCTCTCGAACAGGCGATCGCGAGCGCCGACGGCATCGACTACCTGGAGTCCACGAGCATTCAGGGAACGAGCAGCATCCAGGCGCATCTGGAGCTCAACTTCGACCCGAACGCCGCCGTCGCCCAGATCATCACGAAGATCAATCAGGTCAGGAACCAGCTGCCGCCGGAGAGCGAGAACCCGGTGGTGACCGTGCGGACCAGCGAGAGTTCCGCCTCGATGTATCTCGCGTTCCGCAGCGGACCGCTGGAGCGCAACCAGCTGACCGACTATCTGTCGCGTGCGGTCCGGCCGCGGCTGGAGAGCGTGGCCGGGGTTCAGCAGGCGAACATCCTCGGCGAGCAGGTGCTCGCCATGCGGATCTGGCTCGATCCGAGGCGGATGGCGGCGCTGAACGTCACGGCCGCCGAGGTGCGCGCGGCGCTGGCGGCGAACAACTACCTGGCGGCAGTCGGCAACACGAAGGGCACGACGCTTTCCGTCGACCTCAACGCGAACACGAGCCTCACCTCCGCGCAGGAGTTCGAGCAACTCGTGGTGCGGGAATCCGGCCCGAGCCTGATCCGGCTCAGCGACGTCGCGGATGTCAGGCTCGGCGCCGAATCCTACGACACGTCCGTGTTCTTCGACGGCCGGCCCGCCGTCTTCATGTCGATCGACGTGGTTCCGACCGCCAATCCCCTCTCGGTCATCGCCGCGGTCCGAGACGTCCTGCCCGAGATATTCGACCGCCTGCCGCAGGGGGTCGAGGGGCTGATCGTCCACGACAATACCGTATTCATCCGCAGTTCCATCCGCGAGGTTCTCACCTCGCTGGCCGAAGCGCTGCTGATCGTCACGGTGGTGATCTATCTCTTTCTCGGGTCGCTTCGCGCCGCCTTCGTTCCTGCGGTGACGATGCCGCTGTCGCTGGTCGGCGGCGTGTTCCTGATGCTGATGTTCGGGTTCTCGATCAACCTGCTGACGCTTCTGGCACTGGTTCTCGCCATCGGGACCGTCGTGGATGACGCCATCGTGATCGTCGAGAACGCCTCGCGACACGTCGAGGCGGGCGATGCGCCGATGGATGCCGCCCTGAAGACTGGCCGCGAGCTCGCAAGCTCGATCATCGCGATGAACATCGTCGTGGTCGCGGTGTTCGCACCGGTGGCATTCATGGGCGGACTGACCGGAAGCCTGTTCACCGAATTCGCGTTCACGGTTGCGGGTGCCACGGTGATCTCCGGCGTCGTCGCCCTGACGCTGTCGCCGATGATGTGCTCGAAGCTGCTGCACCAGGACCGGCAGAAGGGCCGGCTGGCGCGATGGATCGACAGGGGCTTCCGGTGGCTGTCGGAAGGCTACGGCCGGGTCCTCGACCGCGCTCTCGATCTGCGCTGGCTCGTCGTCGGCATCGGAGCCCTCGTGCTGGTCAGCTGCTATTTTCTCTATGCGGCGGCGGAGAGCGAGCTGGCGCCGACCGAGGACCAGGGCTTCATCATCGCGAGCGCCACGGGCGACCCGAACATCTCCAGCGATCAGATGGCGCGCTGGACGGGCCAGATCGGCGACGCCATGCAGAGCATCGACGCAACCGAGCACGCCTTCGTCATCAACGGCGCCGGCGGCGGCGGGTCGGTCGGCTCGGCCAACAGCGCCTTCGCCGGACTGTCGATGAAGACCTGGGAGGACCGCGAACGCACACAGATGGAGGTCCTGCCCGAACTGCAGCGCAAGATCTCGGGTATCGCCGGCCTCCAGACCGTCGCCTTCGCACCGCCGGCGCTTCCCGGGGCGGGCCAGGGGACGCCGGTACAGATGGTGATCGGTGCGATCGACGAGCCGCGGGCGATCTACGAGACCGTTCGGATCATACTGGAACGCGCCCGGCGCTCCGGCATGTTCGCCTACATCGAATCCGACCTGAAGTTCGACCAGCTGCAGGTCGAGATTGCCGTCGACCGCGCCAAGGCGGCCGACCTGGGGATCGACATGCAGCAGCTCGGCGCCGACCTGGCGACGATGCTCAGCGCCGGCTACGTCAATTTCTTCAGCACCGAGGGGCGCAGCTACCGGGTGATCGCACAGGTCGACCGGCTGCACCGACTGACGCCCGAGCAGGTGACGAACTATCGGATCCGCACGCGATCGGGCCAGCTCGTTCCGGCCTCGACGATCATCGACCTGGAACCGACGGTGGCGCCCCGCCAGCTCATCCGCTTCAACCAGCTCAACGCCGCCACCCTCTCCGGCGTACCGGCACCGGACGTGCCGCTGGGCGAAGCGCTCGCCTTCCTGCGCGACACGGCCGAGGAGGCGCTGCCGGGCAACTACATCCTCGACTGGGCCGGACAGTCCCGTCAGTTCGTGCAGGAGAGCACTGCCCTCTATACGGCCTTCGCGCTCGCGGTCGTCCTGATCTACCTCGTGCTCGCGGCCCAGTATGAGAGCTTCCGCGACCCCGCGATCATGCTGGTCACCGTACCGATGTCGCTGGCCGGCGCGTTCCTGTTCATGGCGCTCGGGGTGGTCACCGACAACATCTACGCGCAGGTCGGACTGCTGGCGCTCGTGGGCTCGATCATCCGGCACGGCATCCTGCTGGTCGAGTTCGGCAACGATATGCAGGAACAGGAAGGTCTGGATCGGCGGCGCGCCATCGAGAAGGCGGCCGCCGTGCGGTTGCGGGCCATCCTCATGACCAGCATCGCCACGCTGGCCGGCATGGTTCCGCTGCTGCTGGCGTCGGGCCCGGGCGCGGAAAGTCGCTTCACGATCAGCCTCGTGCTCGGCGCCGGAATGGCGGTCGGCACGGTCTTCACCTTGTTCGTCGTGCCGGCGATGTACTCGCTGGTCGCGCGGGAACGCAACGGTGCACCGGCACGCGGGCCGCAGGACAGGGCGCGTGACGCGGGACGATCTGCGTCGGCCCGCGGTGAAGAGGAACCGGTGGATGAGCCGGAGGCGCAGGACTGGCGGCATCGCTCGGCACCGCCCCGCGCTACGCCGTCTCCGCAGCTGGCTGGGCCCCCTGCCCCCAGTTCATCTCCAGGCCGCCGTCGATGGTGAAACTCTGCCCGGTGACGTAGTCGGCGTCATCCGAGGCGAGATAGAGTGCGAGCCGCGCGACCTCCCACGGCTCGCCGGGACGCTTCCAGGGGATGTTGGGCAGTTCCCGCGCCATTGTGTCGGGATCCTCCGTCCGGACCTCCGTCATTGGCGTGCGGATGAGGCCCGGCGCGACGGCGTTGACGTTGATGCGCAGGGGCGCGACTTCGAGCGCGAGAGACCGGGTGAAGGTTAGCAGCCCCGCCTTTCGCCGCGCCGTAAGCGGCGTTCCGGGCGCTGGGTATGACCTCGTGTACGGACGTCACATTGACGACCTTGCCCCCGCCTCCGGCCGCTTTCCGACATCGAACGAATGCGCGGCAGCAGAAGAACGGCCCATAGAGGTCGGTCTTCACCACACGGTCGAATTCATCGGTCGTCGTCTCCGCGCCGTCGAGAGCGCCGGGTGGGTAGCGAAGTCGAGTACGGAGTATCTCGACGAGGTCGCCGAAGAGTGCGCGGAGATGGTCGTTGCGGGGCTCGAAGGCGCTGCTGGGTAAGAAGGTGGGGTCGGTAGGGAGCGGGGGAAGAAGGCGGAACGCCTCGCCCTCGCTCCCGTCTTTCAGTAGTGCAGAAGGCCCTATCGCCCTCTCCGCGGCAAGGCCGAGGAGATCGGGCGGGCGATGGCAGTACTGTGCGATGCCGGCTGGGCCGAGCCGGCGGAAGGCCGACACGACGGAGAACGTTGGGCGATCAATCCGGCCATTCACAGCTGCTTCGCTGGCGCCGCTGCTGCCGAACGGGAACGACGGCGGCAATCCGTCGAACTCGTCCGGCAGCGGGTCACCGATCTTTGACCCGCGGAACGTCCCAAACGTCACTCGCGCGCACGAGCTTAGAATGGAATGGATACTCTCTCCCTCATTCTCTCCTCAGGCGCGCAAGTGACGTTTGGGACGGTCGCAATGCTGGCGCACTCGACGTGGAGCGCGCCGGACGCCTTGGAGGAAACCCATGACAGCCGCCAGCATTATCGAAGATGCTGCCAGCATCGTCGCGGAGCGCCGTCGGCAGTATGGTCCAGCGCGCCCGCTGCTCACCCAAGTGGCAGCGCACTGGTCGGCGACGCTGGGTGTCGAGGTCACGCCGGAGCAGGTGATCCTGTGCATGATCGACGTGAAGCTGGCGCGCCTCGCACACAACCCAACGCACCGCGGCAGCGCGGTCGACGTGGCGGGGTATGCTGCGATCCTGCATGAGCTGACGGAGTGACCGTTAGCGGTGCTCGGCGCGCCGAACAGGCTTGTGCCACTCAGGCTGCGCTTTCCAACGCACGGCCGTAGCCGCTGCTCCATCATGCGCGTCATGAGCACCCCGCCGCCGATCCGCCGCGCCCGTGATGAGCAACTGGTCGTCAGAAAGCTATGCCGGCGCAGGCGCCCGGGCTTTGGTGTCCACCATCCAAAAGGGATCGGACCGCCACCTCGATCACATCGAACCGGTTCCGCCACTCGGCCAATCCAAGCCACTGACGCTCATGTTCCTTCGTCCCAGGTCTGAGGCGTTGCTTGTAGAGGTAGAGGTGCGCACCAGCGCGATTGACACGCGCTCCCGTCGCGACCTGCGCCCGCACCACATCGCCAGGGATGATGTAGAAGTCGACATGAGGCTGCAGAGGGATCTGGTCTCGGCCGTCCCGACGAGGACCGAATGGTCGGGGGTTCAGGACCACACCAATGTCGACCACGACCTCGATATCGAGCTGCAGATCCTTCGCCTCCGGCAGGCCCGCCGTATGCGTCCACCCGATCGAGTCAACGTACGTGCCACCCTTGACCTGGATTCGCAGCCGGTCGCCAACCAGAATGTCGTAACCCGGCATATTCCGGCGTAAGTCGTTGGCGTCGATCACCGTCATGAGACGGCGGACCGGGCGCAGCATCGCCATGGCCGCGTCCATGGCGAGCATCTCGCTCAGTCGATGCCTTTCCCCTCTGCTGAAGACACCTGCCTTACCGGTCGATATCTCATTGGCGACGGCGACGTTCAGCCGATCAATGACGATGTCGCCGGGGCGCCACAACGGGTCCCCAATCTTG belongs to Constrictibacter sp. MBR-5 and includes:
- a CDS encoding efflux RND transporter periplasmic adaptor subunit; the protein is MRRDDARSASAHADGGDAQDENARTTEKRSVTHPPRRILGLIVALAVVAGGAYLAYRAIWSEQGGEQQQSRPPVTVAAARAESETWRTRLTSVGSLQAVNGVDVTTEVAGIVSEISFESGQSVSRGDLLAQLIAETDRAQLASLQAQLQQARSDLARNRRLVGRGAIARREVEQAETSVESLRAQTRERQEAIGKKRIEAPFDGELGIRRVNLGQYLSPGQAVVTLQSIAPIHVNFTLPEQHYGRTDAGIPLEIRVDAYPDRVFEGRINATSPDVDAETRNFSIQGILPNRDRLLRPGMFAEIAIVLPDRREVVTLPATAISYNPYGDAVYMIAEASAETASSSSGPQGQAGSDGDGGVLTWLSDLFGGDDDVSAPAEEDATHQARNGPPRIAKRVFVELGERRDTKVAVANGVEVGDLVVTAGQLKLDDGAPIVVSDDDVLEMAPAKPAGP
- a CDS encoding efflux RND transporter permease subunit, whose protein sequence is MGAFTDLFVRRPVLATVVSLVILMLGLRSIQSLEIRQYPQTSSTIITIATPYPGADSELVRGFITMPLEQAIASADGIDYLESTSIQGTSSIQAHLELNFDPNAAVAQIITKINQVRNQLPPESENPVVTVRTSESSASMYLAFRSGPLERNQLTDYLSRAVRPRLESVAGVQQANILGEQVLAMRIWLDPRRMAALNVTAAEVRAALAANNYLAAVGNTKGTTLSVDLNANTSLTSAQEFEQLVVRESGPSLIRLSDVADVRLGAESYDTSVFFDGRPAVFMSIDVVPTANPLSVIAAVRDVLPEIFDRLPQGVEGLIVHDNTVFIRSSIREVLTSLAEALLIVTVVIYLFLGSLRAAFVPAVTMPLSLVGGVFLMLMFGFSINLLTLLALVLAIGTVVDDAIVIVENASRHVEAGDAPMDAALKTGRELASSIIAMNIVVVAVFAPVAFMGGLTGSLFTEFAFTVAGATVISGVVALTLSPMMCSKLLHQDRQKGRLARWIDRGFRWLSEGYGRVLDRALDLRWLVVGIGALVLVSCYFLYAAAESELAPTEDQGFIIASATGDPNISSDQMARWTGQIGDAMQSIDATEHAFVINGAGGGGSVGSANSAFAGLSMKTWEDRERTQMEVLPELQRKISGIAGLQTVAFAPPALPGAGQGTPVQMVIGAIDEPRAIYETVRIILERARRSGMFAYIESDLKFDQLQVEIAVDRAKAADLGIDMQQLGADLATMLSAGYVNFFSTEGRSYRVIAQVDRLHRLTPEQVTNYRIRTRSGQLVPASTIIDLEPTVAPRQLIRFNQLNAATLSGVPAPDVPLGEALAFLRDTAEEALPGNYILDWAGQSRQFVQESTALYTAFALAVVLIYLVLAAQYESFRDPAIMLVTVPMSLAGAFLFMALGVVTDNIYAQVGLLALVGSIIRHGILLVEFGNDMQEQEGLDRRRAIEKAAAVRLRAILMTSIATLAGMVPLLLASGPGAESRFTISLVLGAGMAVGTVFTLFVVPAMYSLVARERNGAPARGPQDRARDAGRSASARGEEEPVDEPEAQDWRHRSAPPRATPSPQLAGPPAPSSSPGRRRW
- a CDS encoding SDR family oxidoreductase; this encodes MLTFTRSLALEVAPLRINVNAVAPGLIRTPMTEVRTEDPDTMARELPNIPWKRPGEPWEVARLALYLASDDADYVTGQSFTIDGGLEMNWGQGAQPAAETA
- a CDS encoding DUF6378 domain-containing protein, whose amino-acid sequence is MTAASIIEDAASIVAERRRQYGPARPLLTQVAAHWSATLGVEVTPEQVILCMIDVKLARLAHNPTHRGSAVDVAGYAAILHELTE